TGTGCCCCCTTCGTTTTGTGTGCGTTAGAGCTGCGCGAGCGCCTGATCGACGTCGGCGAGCAGGTCCTCGACGTCCTCGATGCCCACGGAGATGCGCACGAGGTCGCGCGGGACCTCGAGGGTGGAGCCGGTGACCGACTGGTGCGTCATCGTGGCCGGGTGCTCGAGCAGAGACTCCACGCCGCCTAGGGACTCGGCCAGGCAGATGAGCTTGGTGGACAGGCAGAACTTCCGCGCTGCCTCCTCGTCGTGGAAGCGAACGGAGATCATCGCGCCGAAGCGCCGCATCTGACGGGCGGCGACCTCGTGGCCCGGGTGCGAGGAAAGCCCCGGGTAGTAGACGGTGGCGACCTTCTCGCTGGTATCGAGGTGGCGCGCGATGGCCTCGGCGTTGTCGCAGTGGCGATCCATGCGCACGGCCAGGGTCTTGATGCCGCGGGCGGTGAGATAGGCGTCGAAGACGGAGGGGATCGCTCCCGCGCCGCCCTGGAGGAACAGGAGCGCCTCGTCGATCGCGGGGTCGTTGGTCACTACGACGCCGCCGACCACGTCGGAGTGCCCGCCCAGGTACTTGGTGGTGGAGTGCACGACCACGTCGGCACCGAGCGCCAGCGGGTTCTGCAGGTAGGGCGAGGCGAAGGTGTTGTCCACCACGAGCTTCGCGCCGGAGTCCTTGATGGCCTCGGCGACGGCGGCGATGTCGGTGATCGCCAGACCCGGGTTGGACGGGGTCTCGAGCCAGACGAGCGCGGTGTTCTCGCGCAGCGACTCGGCGACCTCCGCGGCGTCGGTGGTGTCCACCACCGAGTACTCCACGCCCCACTCGGAAAACACCGAGTCGATCAGTCGGAAGGTTCCGCCGTAGGCGTCGTGGCCGAAGATGAGGTGGGCACCCGGGCGCAGCAGGCAGCGCAGCAGCGTGTCGGTGGCCGCCATGCCGGAGGCGAAGGCGCGCCCGAACTCGGCCTGCTCGAGGGCCGCGACGGTCTTCTCCAGCGCCGCGATGGTCGGGTTGCCGCAGCGGGTGTACTCGTAGCCGCCGCGCAGCTCGTTGAGGCCGTTCTGGGCGAAGGTGGTCGACGCGTAGATCGGGGTGTTGATCGACCCGTACAGCGAATCGGGCTCGTATCCTGCGTGGATGCTGGCGGTGGAGAATCCGTGGGGGGCATCGGCGCTCATGGCGGGGTCCTTTTCAGTAGCGGTACTGGCGTTTCCCACATACTAGACCAAGCTGTCCAGCGAAACTAAACGCCCGCGTCCCGCTTCCCCGCACCAACCCCGGCGTGCCCGCAAACCCCGCTCCACGCTGCGGATTCGCCGATGGCAACTGGCTGAATAAAACCACCCGCTACGCGGACTCGATCGCCATCCAGCGCCCGTTGTGTGTGCTGAGGTCGACGGGGATGCCGAAGACCTCGCTCAGGTTCTCCGCGGTGAGCACCTCCCCCACCGGCCCGGCGGCTAGGACCTTCGCGTCCTTGAGCAGCAACAGGTGCGTGGTGGAGGCGGCGATCTCCTCGACGTGGTGGGTGATCACCATGCTGGACAGCTCCGGCTGCTGGGCACGCATGGCGTCGATAACCCGAAGCAGCGTTTCCCTTCCTGGCAGGTCCAGCCCGGTGCTCGGTTCGTCGAGAAGCAAAAGCCTGGGACGGGTGACCAGCGCGCGGGCGATGAGCGTGCGCGCCTTCTCCCCCTGGCTCATCCGCGACCAGCGCGCGTCGCTTTTCGACGCCATGCCCACCAGCTCAATGAGCTCGCGCGCGAGCGCCTCCTCCTCGGGCGCCGGCTGCCAGCGCGGGATGAAGCCGTTGGAGGCGGTCACGCCGGAGAGAACCGCCTCGTAACAGCTCATGTCGTCGAGGCGCTGCTTCGGGTCGACGTAACCGATTTGCATACGCACTGTGAATACGTCGACCCGTCCCATGCGTTTTCCCAATACGTCGACGGTGCCCTCCGAGGGGAACAGCAGGGTACCGGCGACCTTGAGCAGCGTCGTCTTGCCGGCCCCGTTGGGGCCCATGATCGCCCAGTGCTCGCCCGGGAGGACGGCAAGCTCGTCGCAGCTGGCGATGCAGCGACCACCGCGGACGACGCGAACGTCGGAAAGCGAAAGCGCGGGAGTGTTCATGCAACCGACGCTACTCTTCGCTACCGTGACTGGTGTTATGAATGAGACCGTACGCAACCTCGACGCCACGACCGCCGCCAGCTGGATCACCTCCGAGGAGGTGCAATCGTGGCTGGTGCACAAGCCGCTGGAGATCCTCGGCACGCTGCTCGTCGCGCTCATCCTGCACTGGGCGCTGCGCAAGCTGATTGCCAAGGCGGCCGACATCAACATCAACAAGAAGCCCACCCGCGCGCTCTCCTTGGTCCGCTCCCGCGGCAAGGAGGGCACGGGACGGGCGGCGCAGGCGCTGTCCGACACCCAGGAGCAGCGCCGCCAAGCGCGCGTGCGCACGCTCGCTGCCGTGGGCAAGTCGGCCGCCGCG
This is a stretch of genomic DNA from Corynebacterium vitaeruminis DSM 20294. It encodes these proteins:
- a CDS encoding cystathionine gamma-synthase codes for the protein MSADAPHGFSTASIHAGYEPDSLYGSINTPIYASTTFAQNGLNELRGGYEYTRCGNPTIAALEKTVAALEQAEFGRAFASGMAATDTLLRCLLRPGAHLIFGHDAYGGTFRLIDSVFSEWGVEYSVVDTTDAAEVAESLRENTALVWLETPSNPGLAITDIAAVAEAIKDSGAKLVVDNTFASPYLQNPLALGADVVVHSTTKYLGGHSDVVGGVVVTNDPAIDEALLFLQGGAGAIPSVFDAYLTARGIKTLAVRMDRHCDNAEAIARHLDTSEKVATVYYPGLSSHPGHEVAARQMRRFGAMISVRFHDEEAARKFCLSTKLICLAESLGGVESLLEHPATMTHQSVTGSTLEVPRDLVRISVGIEDVEDLLADVDQALAQL
- a CDS encoding ABC transporter ATP-binding protein, giving the protein MNTPALSLSDVRVVRGGRCIASCDELAVLPGEHWAIMGPNGAGKTTLLKVAGTLLFPSEGTVDVLGKRMGRVDVFTVRMQIGYVDPKQRLDDMSCYEAVLSGVTASNGFIPRWQPAPEEEALARELIELVGMASKSDARWSRMSQGEKARTLIARALVTRPRLLLLDEPSTGLDLPGRETLLRVIDAMRAQQPELSSMVITHHVEEIAASTTHLLLLKDAKVLAAGPVGEVLTAENLSEVFGIPVDLSTHNGRWMAIESA